Genomic DNA from Mycolicibacterium helvum:
CTGGTCGGGGGTGACGCGCTCGTCGGTCAGCTCAATCGTCAGGCCCTTGTTGAGGAAGGCCATCTCTTGCAGGCGGCGGGCGATGGTTTCGAAGTCGTAGGTCGTCGTCTCGAAGATGTTGGGATCTGCCCAGAACCGGATGGTGGTGCCGGTCTTGCGGGTCTTCTCACCCTGGCGCAGAGTCCCCGGCACCGAATGGTCGTAGGTCTGGAACCATTCGTAGCCGTCGGTGCGGACGTCAGCCTCGAGGCGGCTCGACAGTGCGTTCACCACCGAAACACCCACGCCGTGCAGACCGCCCGAGACCTGGTAGGCGCCCTCTTCGAACTTGCCGCCGGCATGCAGCACGGTCATGACCACATCGATGGTGGGGATTCCGGTGGAGTGCATCGCGACCGGAATGCCGCGGCCGTCGTCGGTGACCTCGACCCCACCGTCCTCGAGAATCCGCACCGTGACCTTGGTGGCGAATCCCGCCATCGCCTCGTCGACCGAGTTGTCGACAACTTCCCAGACGAGGTGGTGGAGCCCTCGTTCACCGGTCGAGCCGATATACATGCCGGGGCGTTTACGAACCGCCTCCAGGCCTTCGAGGACTTTGATCGAGTCGGCACCGTACTGTTCTGTGGCAGCCACTAGCGGAACGCTCTCCTTGGGGTTCGCAGCGCACGACTCAACGACCGTGCACAGGTCTTGAGTAAGTCTACCGGTTAGCGCTTTCCGGACTGATTCTGCGGCGGCGTTTCTACACACCTAGTTGCGCCGTGCACGGAATTTCTCGGATTGGCATACGTCATGACGCTTGGCGCGTTGGTCAGCGACCGTCTCGTGGCCGTCAGCCGATTGTGGTAGTAGGGCTCAGCCGTAGGTGTCGCGCGGGCCGCGCCCGGAAATGTGCAACTTGCCCTTCCGCCACGACGGAGCGACCGGACCAGTGATCTTCAACGCCGTCACCACGCCATCACCGACCGCCGCGGCGATCTTGGCCAACAGCTGCGCTTGCACCATCCGCAGCTGGGTCGCCCATGCCGTCGACTCAGCGGCCACACTCAACACACCGTCCCGCAGCGTGGTCGGCTCGGCATGCTCGGCAATCTGTTCACCAACCACGGTGGCCCACTGCGCGAACACCGCACCCTCAGCGACCTTGGGGGTCCAGCCACGCGATTTGGCCAGTTCGTTGGCCACCGTCCCCAGTGGCTGCGGGTCGCGGCCATCCGGACCTGGTCCCGACCAGCGGCGACGACCATCCCGGTCGGCGCTGCGGCGGGCACCGGGGGAGCGGCGACCCCGGCCGACCTCCTTACCCTGACTGCGCGCTGCGCCGCGAGCTTCCTCAAGAGTGCGACGCACCAGATCCATCCCCGCCAATCCAGCCAAATGCTCGGGCGGGCCCTTGACCTCGTCGGTCTCGTCGTCGGGTTCCGTCACGAGGTCACCTCCGACATCCGGCCGTCGTCGTCGTCACGCAGGGCAATCCCAATTCGGGTGGCGTCCCAGTCCGCCGGGATGTCCTCACCGACGGCGGCGGTGATCAGTACCTGCTCGGCATCAGCGGCGACACCAGCCAGCGCGCGCCGGCGCGCACTATCCAGTTCGGCGAACACATCGTCGAGAATCAGCACCGGTTCACTGCCCTCAGTGCGCAACAGCTCATACGAGGCCAGCCGCAAAGCCAGTGCCATGGACCAGGATTCGCCGTGACTGGCAAAGCCCTTGGCCGGCTGGTCGCCCAGGCGCAATTCCAAATCGTCGCGATGGGGCCCGACCAGGCAGACGCCCCGTTCCAGCTCCGCGCCGCGACGCGCGGCCAGCCCGGCCAAGAGGGCGGCTTGTAGGTACTCGACGTCCAGGTCGGTACCGTCCAACTCGACGCTGCTGCGGTAGCCGATGGCTGCCGGCCGCGACGCGGGCGCCAGCAGTTGGTAGGCCTTCTCCACTTCCGGTGCCAGCAGGTTGGTCAGTTCGATACGGGCGGCCATCAGCTCCGCGCCATGCGCGGCGAGGTGGCCGTCCCACACATCGAGTGTCTCGAGCACCCCAACGTCACCCCGAAACCGCCCTCCCACAGCTGATTTCAGAAGCGCGGTGCGCTGCTTGAGCACCTTCTCATAGTCCGC
This window encodes:
- a CDS encoding DUF721 family protein gives rise to the protein MDLVRRTLEEARGAARSQGKEVGRGRRSPGARRSADRDGRRRWSGPGPDGRDPQPLGTVANELAKSRGWTPKVAEGAVFAQWATVVGEQIAEHAEPTTLRDGVLSVAAESTAWATQLRMVQAQLLAKIAAAVGDGVVTALKITGPVAPSWRKGKLHISGRGPRDTYG
- the recF gene encoding DNA replication/repair protein RecF (All proteins in this family for which functions are known are DNA-binding proteins that assist the filamentation of RecA onto DNA for the initiation of recombination or recombinational repair.) yields the protein MYVRQLALRDFRSWQHVELELAPGRTVFVGPNGFGKTNLVEALWYCATLGSHRVATDAPLIRAGAERAVVSAIVVNEGRELAVDIEIAAGRANKARLNRSPVRSTREVLGAVRAVLFAPEDLALVRGDPGERRRYLDELASVRRPRVAAIRADYEKVLKQRTALLKSAVGGRFRGDVGVLETLDVWDGHLAAHGAELMAARIELTNLLAPEVEKAYQLLAPASRPAAIGYRSSVELDGTDLDVEYLQAALLAGLAARRGAELERGVCLVGPHRDDLELRLGDQPAKGFASHGESWSMALALRLASYELLRTEGSEPVLILDDVFAELDSARRRALAGVAADAEQVLITAAVGEDIPADWDATRIGIALRDDDDGRMSEVTS